The Nitrospirota bacterium DNA segment GTCCCCTCCCGTATCTCGTACCCTCCCACCCGGGCCAGGGGCTCTCCCGTCGCCGGGTCCTTTCCGAGGAGCATGCCGGTGCAGCCCACCACGGCGGTGATGCCGAACTTCTGCGACAGGATGGCCGCATGGGAGGCCGCCCCGCCCACCGCCGTCAATATCCCCTGCACCTCGGCCAGGAGGGCCACGTCCCGGGTGCTGGTCTCTTTGCGTATCAGGATGAGGGGCCTCTCTGCCTTCTCGCGGAGGCCGCGGAGCTCTTCCACCGTCCGGGCGAAGGTGGCCGCGCCGCTCAGGGCGCCTCCATAGACCCCGATGCCCCGGCCCACGATGTTCGATTCCATCCGGCAGACCTCGTGAAACCTGTCCGTCTCCCGGCTCCGGAACTCCATCCGCTTGGTCTGAAGCACATAGAGGCGCCCTTCCCTCCGCCGGTACGCGGCCTCCACCTCCTCGGGAATCCCGCCCATGGCCTCCTCCACCCGGCGGGCCGCCCGGGCGTGAAGCTCAAAGAGCTCCCGGTCGGTCTCCTCCAGGCTCCCCTCCCCCTGCCACCGGGCGATGGGGCGGCCCGCGGACCTTCCGTAGACAAGCTCGTCGCCCGTGGCCTGCTCCATGGTCTCCCCGTAGACCTCCCTGCCCAGCGTGCGGGGGTTTCTGGTGAAGAAGACGGAGGCCCCGGCCTCCTTCTGGTTGCCGTAGACCATCTGCATGAGGAGCACCCCGGTCCCCCAGTGCTCCGAGACCCCCGTGGCCGCCCGGAAGTCCCTTGCCCGCTGCCTGTGCCACGATGCGTAGACGCCCTCCGCGGCGCCCCTGAGCTGAAGATACACGTCATCGGGAACGTCCTTGCCCGCGGCCCTCATCATCTCCCGGTACCGGCGCGTCAGCTCGGCCATCTCCGGGGCCCCGAGCTCCCGGGTGGAGGAAGCCCCCCGCCGGGCGAGCACCCCCTCCTTCACGCGGTCGAACTCCTCCGTCCCCAGGCCCAGCACGATGGAGCCGTAATGCTCGAGGAACCTCCGCTCCGAGTCCCGGGCCAGCCAGGGATCCCCCGACCGCCTCTCCAGGGCCGCCCGGGTGGCCTCGTTCATCCCCACGTACAGCACCGAGTCCAGTATCCCCGGCATGGAGACATAGGAGCCGCTCCTTACCGAAAGGAAAAGGGGGTTCTCCCCGCTTCCGAAGACGGCGCCCGATTTCCCCTCCAAGGCCTGCACGGCCTCCCTCAGGGTCTTCTCGCACTCCGCGCTTCGCACCCGGGCGGCGTAGTCCCCGGCCCCCAGGGAGGGGAGGGCCACCGCCGGGGGCACGTCCAGTCCGCTCCGGAGGAGATAGACGAGATTATTGGCCTTGCTCCCGAGCCGCGCGCCCAGGAGGCTGGCATCGGCCGGGCCCAGTTCATCCAGCACGTAGAAGGCCCTCTCCGGCGCCTCCTCCCCGTCCGGAGCCTCCTCATCCTCCCCCTTGGCCACCCGCATGCCCAGGGCCCTTATGAGGGCGTTCAGGAGCCTGTCCAGCTCCTCGAAACCCGCGATGCCGTTTATTATCTGACGGATGAGCACGTCCAGAGCGCGGTCGCGGAAGCCCTCCTCCCCGGGGCGGAGGCGAAGCAGATGCTCCGGCAGCTCATCGACCGGGGTCTCCCCGAGGAGCCGGAGCACCGGCCCCTGAAAGTCCCGGTACAGGGTCTCCATGAGCCAGGTCAGCTCCCCCTGCCACATCCTGAGCAGGTCCACCAGCTGGGAGAGCCTGAGGCCCCGCACCCCGAGGAGGCCGACCAGCTCCCGCACCCGGGCGTTGCCCAGCCCGTGAAGCTCAAAGAGCCCCGCCATCTCCCGAAGCGCGGAAAGCCACTCCCTCGTCTTCTCCCGGCCGAACCCGTCCCCCGCGCTCTCCACCCTGTCGATAAGCTCCTCAAGGAGGACGCGCACCCGCTCCTCCTCCCTCAGCAGCTCGCCCATGGCGTCGAACTTGGCCTCGTGGTAGGTGCCGATGACCGAAGGTATGCCGAAGGCGATGTGCCGCTTGAAGTACAGGGACTCCTCCGGCTCGGTCCTCTCCGGGGAAGTGAGGACCCCGGCCAGGGAGGCCGCCCTTTCCAGGGCGGAGCGCAGTGCCTCCCCCAGGCTGCCGCCCCCACGGGCCCCACCCAGGAAGGCGTATTTGCGGACTATCTCCCGGTAAAGCTCAAAGAGATACCCCATCTTCCGGCGCACTTCATCGGACGGGGATGCTCCTTCAAGGGCTTCCTCGACCCGCTCCTTCCCCACCCCGAGGAGACGCTCCGGGTGGAGCCCTTCCCCATCCACCGCCCCCAGCTCTTCGAGAACAGTCCGGGCAGTCCCCTGGTAGGCCTCGAGGAGGCCGGGGCGGAGAGCTTCCAGGACCTCTTCCGGCACCCGTCCCTCCAGGGGCCCGGCGTCGCCCTCGTACCAGGCGCGGATGACGCTTTCCACCAGGGGGACGTTGTTGTTGCTCGCGTTTGCGTGGACCTGCTTTCTCAGAAAGTAGAGGGCCGGGTCGTTCCCCCAGGCGTCAAGCTCGGTGCTCAGCTCCCGCACCTTGCCCGAGGCGCCCACGTCGTGGAAGTAGACCGGGAGGCGCTTGAGGATGAGGTAGCCCGGAAGGAAGTCCTCCCTGAGCGCCCCGGCGTTCAGGTAGTGGGAGACCTCCCGCTGAAAGAGGGCATCGTCGGGGATGAAAACACCGCTCAGCACAAGGTTGGCCGCCAGGTGCAAGGCCGCCTCCCGGAAGGCCCCCGGAGAGACGGCCAGCACCCGCAGAAACCCCCGCAGCCGCCTCAGGTGCCGGGGGTTCGCCTTCTCCGCCCAGGTCTCGCTGGAAAACCCGCTCAGGCGGGGAGGCGGCACCCGTATCCTGGCGAGAGCCCCCCGGTACGCATCGAGGAGCTCCCGGTCCTTCGCGCCCAGGACCGCGCCTGCGATGTCCTGGCCAAGGAGGATGTCCGAAAGCGGCGGCCCCGCCGCATCCAGAATGCCGAGCACGCCCAGGGCAAGCCCCCGCTCTCCGGCCTGCGCCGCCTTCCTCAGAAGCCCCGCGGCATGGGACATGGACTCCTCCCGGGCCTCGGGGGCAACCTTTCCCATCAGGCCGAAGGCCTCCTGCACCGCGCCCGTGAGCACCTCCCCCGGGGCCCTGCCCACCGCGCTCTCCACGGCGTCAAAGAGCGTCCCCAGGGCGTGCTTCTCATCGAGGAGCCTGACGTCCAGGCCCTGCATTATGGAAAGCGCCTCCCCGGGGCCGCCTTCCCCGGAGAGGGCCCGGAGAGCTTTTTCCACGCCCTCCCGGAGCCCGGCCTTCCTGCTCTGGGAGAAGGCCCGAAGCCCCTCCCCCACGGCCGGCGAAGTGTAAGCGGCCAGGCTCAAGACCACGCCGTCCCTCACCGCCGGCGGGTCTGCCCCCTCGAGGGACTGGAGCATCCCCCGGAGCAGACCCCGGACCTCCACGCCCCTCCCCCTCATGAGGGAGAGCACCCGGATGGCCTGCCCGTAGCGGTAGCTCAGGACCACCCCGGCGTCCTCCACCTCCCTTGCCCAGGCCGAGAGGGCGTGGGCGAGCTTCCGCTCTTCCTTGGCCTCCTTCTCCAGGGGCAATTCCACCAGGTCCAGGACGTTCATCACGGTCTTGTCCCCAAAGCCCCGGGCCTCCTCCGCCGCGGCCCGGGCGGAAAACCGTGCAAGCACCGGAAACCACATGTAGAAGGCCCCCCGCTGATACCAGAAGAGGTCCGAGGCAAAGGTGCGTATGTCCCCGGAGAGCTTTCGCCAGTCCCGCTTGCTCGAGAGAAAGGAGGCCACCAGGGCCTCGGCGGCCCGCTCCAGGCCCCGCCTGCCCTGGACCATATCGGTGAGCATCTTGAAGTCCATGTCCCTGAGCTCCCGGGAAAGCTCCAGGGCCGACGTGTATGGCCCTCCCCGCTGCTCTTTCCTCAGAAGAAACGTCCCCACGTGCCGCGCCCCCCGGAGAACGTCCAGCTGAAGGTTGCCCTCTTCCCCCACCGCCTCGGCGGGTGCGCGGAGCTCGAACTCCCCGTCCTTTATCCCCGCCCGGTCCAGCTCTGTGCCGCGCTGAAGAAGCACGATGGCGTAATCGTCCCCGGGCATGGAGAGGATGCGCCCGGTGAAGGTCCTGGTGCCGTTCTCCTCGGCCTCGCAGAAGTCCTTCATGACCAGCGAGGTCACCATTCCCTTGTACGCGGTGGCCAGGGTGCCCGCCAGGAAATCCAGCGTGCATATAGGATTCTGCTTCGTCACTGCCGGGTCCTCCGGGCAAAAGAAATAGCAATGGAAGGAAAGCGCGAGAGGCGGAAGAAAGACCCCCGGCCCCTCGTCCCGGACGGCCGGCCCGCGGGGCCGCGTGCTGTGCCCGCCGCGTCCTGCCTTTCCCTTGCGGGCCCACGGCCCGCTACGTCACCGCGCCCACTCACGTCGAGCCCTGCCCCGCGGTGCAGGCCAGGCAGTGTTCCCCCACGGCTATGGGCCGGGAGGAAAGGCCCGCAGGGTCGAACTCCCGCACGTGCCGGGGCAGGCCCTCCGGCAGGCCGAGCCCCAGGACCTGGTTGAAGTCGCAATCATAGAGGGCCCCGTCCGGGCCCACGCTCACCAGGCGGCGGCACATGAGCCCCTCCAGGGTGGCGGGGTTGAAGG contains these protein-coding regions:
- a CDS encoding PEP-utilizing enzyme, which encodes MTKQNPICTLDFLAGTLATAYKGMVTSLVMKDFCEAEENGTRTFTGRILSMPGDDYAIVLLQRGTELDRAGIKDGEFELRAPAEAVGEEGNLQLDVLRGARHVGTFLLRKEQRGGPYTSALELSRELRDMDFKMLTDMVQGRRGLERAAEALVASFLSSKRDWRKLSGDIRTFASDLFWYQRGAFYMWFPVLARFSARAAAEEARGFGDKTVMNVLDLVELPLEKEAKEERKLAHALSAWAREVEDAGVVLSYRYGQAIRVLSLMRGRGVEVRGLLRGMLQSLEGADPPAVRDGVVLSLAAYTSPAVGEGLRAFSQSRKAGLREGVEKALRALSGEGGPGEALSIMQGLDVRLLDEKHALGTLFDAVESAVGRAPGEVLTGAVQEAFGLMGKVAPEAREESMSHAAGLLRKAAQAGERGLALGVLGILDAAGPPLSDILLGQDIAGAVLGAKDRELLDAYRGALARIRVPPPRLSGFSSETWAEKANPRHLRRLRGFLRVLAVSPGAFREAALHLAANLVLSGVFIPDDALFQREVSHYLNAGALREDFLPGYLILKRLPVYFHDVGASGKVRELSTELDAWGNDPALYFLRKQVHANASNNNVPLVESVIRAWYEGDAGPLEGRVPEEVLEALRPGLLEAYQGTARTVLEELGAVDGEGLHPERLLGVGKERVEEALEGASPSDEVRRKMGYLFELYREIVRKYAFLGGARGGGSLGEALRSALERAASLAGVLTSPERTEPEESLYFKRHIAFGIPSVIGTYHEAKFDAMGELLREEERVRVLLEELIDRVESAGDGFGREKTREWLSALREMAGLFELHGLGNARVRELVGLLGVRGLRLSQLVDLLRMWQGELTWLMETLYRDFQGPVLRLLGETPVDELPEHLLRLRPGEEGFRDRALDVLIRQIINGIAGFEELDRLLNALIRALGMRVAKGEDEEAPDGEEAPERAFYVLDELGPADASLLGARLGSKANNLVYLLRSGLDVPPAVALPSLGAGDYAARVRSAECEKTLREAVQALEGKSGAVFGSGENPLFLSVRSGSYVSMPGILDSVLYVGMNEATRAALERRSGDPWLARDSERRFLEHYGSIVLGLGTEEFDRVKEGVLARRGASSTRELGAPEMAELTRRYREMMRAAGKDVPDDVYLQLRGAAEGVYASWHRQRARDFRAATGVSEHWGTGVLLMQMVYGNQKEAGASVFFTRNPRTLGREVYGETMEQATGDELVYGRSAGRPIARWQGEGSLEETDRELFELHARAARRVEEAMGGIPEEVEAAYRRREGRLYVLQTKRMEFRSRETDRFHEVCRMESNIVGRGIGVYGGALSGAATFARTVEELRGLREKAERPLILIRKETSTRDVALLAEVQGILTAVGGAASHAAILSQKFGITAVVGCTGMLLGKDPATGEPLARVGGYEIREGTPLSIDGSDGLVYTGVCEFIVRKE